The Flavobacteriales bacterium genome segment AAACACTACAACACTACATTTTATGGTGTAGACGAAGAAACAGGAACTGTTAACTACGATAAAATGGAAGAGACTGCTATTAGAGAGCAGCCTAAATTAATTATCTGTGGTGCGTCTGCTTACTGTAGAGACTGGGATTATGCAAGATTTAGAGAAATCGCTGATAAAGTTGGTGCTGTTTTAATGGCAGATATCGCTCACCCAGCCGGTTTAATTGCTTCTGGTCACTTAAACGATCCTACTCCATATGTACACATCTTAACTACTACAACTCACAAAACATTAAGAGGGCCAAGAGGCGGTGCTATTATGTTGCCAAAAGATTTTGAAAATCCATTCGGATTGAAAAACAAAAAAGGTGAGTTGAGAATGATGTCTTCTATTTTAGATGGCGCTGTATTCCCTGGAACACAAGGTGGACCTTTAGAGCACGTAATTGCTGCTAAAGCGGTTGCATTTGGCGAGGCATTGACGCCAGAGTTTAGAGATTATAGCAAACAAGCTATGCTTAATGCTAAAATCATGGGAGAGCAATTCGTTGAGAAAGGATATAAAATTATATCTGGCGGAACGGATAACCACTGTTTACTTATTGATTTAAGATCTAAAGGACTGAATGGTAAAATCGCTGAAAATACATTAGTAAAAGCTGATATTACTGTAAACAAAAACATGGTGCCTTTCGATACAGCATCTCCTTTTGTAACTTCAGGAATTAGAGTTGGTACACCAGCACTTACTTCAAGAGGAGTAAAAGAAGGTGATATCCCAGCAATTGTTGACTTCATGGATAGAGTTCTTATGAACCCGGATGATGAATCAGTAATTGCTACTGTAAGAGGTGAAGTAAATGAGTTAATGAGCATCAGACCTTTGTTCGCTTATTAATCACCTGTAAATATTTAAAAAAGGAGCCTTGTGCTCCTTTTTTTTTGCCCTGATTATTTCAATAAGGGGATTCTATTATCTTCAAAATATTCTATTGTGGTATTAAGGTAGCCTCTTCTCCAAGTAAGATTAGCTTCTTGATTTAGATATTCCATCAGTAGATTATCATCAGTAATAATCGCATCCTGACTTGTCAGAACATTACATTCTTGAAATCCATGTGAATTCAATACACCCAAATA includes the following:
- a CDS encoding serine hydroxymethyltransferase gives rise to the protein KHYNTTFYGVDEETGTVNYDKMEETAIREQPKLIICGASAYCRDWDYARFREIADKVGAVLMADIAHPAGLIASGHLNDPTPYVHILTTTTHKTLRGPRGGAIMLPKDFENPFGLKNKKGELRMMSSILDGAVFPGTQGGPLEHVIAAKAVAFGEALTPEFRDYSKQAMLNAKIMGEQFVEKGYKIISGGTDNHCLLIDLRSKGLNGKIAENTLVKADITVNKNMVPFDTASPFVTSGIRVGTPALTSRGVKEGDIPAIVDFMDRVLMNPDDESVIATVRGEVNELMSIRPLFAY